A single Parabacteroides timonensis DNA region contains:
- a CDS encoding aldose epimerase family protein: MKLLSASTFSGGSPASSAELVTLRNRNGLVAQFTDYGARWVSMWVPDREDRLSDIVLGFDTIDGYRTAGEKYHGAIVGRVCGRISNARFRIGGQEFLLASNDVYGTPVRNHLHGGIDAFHNRYWKFRTYISPSGEEAVEFTNNSQSGEEGYPGNLQVKVTYMLKADNTLRMECEATTDHPTPVNMTNHAFFNLQSPFDPLERKNVLSHNLTLNASAIIECNGELIPTGRLLPVGGTSLDFRSPRTIASSLVEEHPQIQKDKGFSLAYALDTEESEASDELHFAARLSDALSGRMLEIYTNQPSVQVYNGYFMDGTDIGKDNTPYYASAGIAIETQGYPDAPNQPAFPSILIDEAKQYHHITEYCFTNMSR, encoded by the coding sequence ATCAACCTTCAGCGGAGGAAGCCCGGCTTCTTCCGCTGAACTGGTTACATTAAGGAACCGTAATGGGCTTGTTGCCCAGTTTACCGATTATGGTGCCCGATGGGTAAGTATGTGGGTGCCCGACCGGGAGGATCGCTTGTCGGATATCGTGCTTGGGTTCGATACGATAGACGGTTACCGGACGGCAGGTGAAAAATATCACGGAGCCATCGTCGGTCGTGTCTGCGGACGGATCAGTAATGCCCGTTTCCGGATAGGAGGGCAGGAGTTTTTGCTAGCTTCCAACGATGTGTACGGTACACCTGTCCGTAACCATTTACACGGTGGAATCGATGCTTTTCACAACCGTTACTGGAAATTCCGTACATATATTTCTCCTTCCGGAGAGGAAGCTGTCGAGTTCACAAATAATTCACAAAGCGGTGAAGAGGGCTATCCCGGCAACCTGCAAGTAAAGGTTACTTACATGTTGAAAGCGGACAATACCCTGCGGATGGAATGCGAAGCAACGACCGATCATCCTACTCCCGTTAATATGACTAATCATGCTTTCTTCAACCTGCAATCTCCTTTCGATCCGTTAGAAAGGAAAAATGTCTTATCCCATAACCTGACACTGAACGCTTCTGCTATCATAGAATGCAACGGTGAATTAATTCCAACAGGCCGGCTATTACCGGTAGGCGGAACCTCGCTCGACTTTCGTTCTCCCCGTACCATTGCCTCGTCGTTGGTCGAGGAACATCCGCAGATACAAAAGGACAAAGGTTTCTCCTTGGCCTACGCCTTGGATACCGAAGAATCCGAAGCATCGGACGAATTGCATTTTGCCGCCCGTCTGTCTGATGCTCTTTCTGGAAGAATGTTGGAAATATATACCAACCAGCCCTCCGTTCAGGTATATAACGGCTATTTTATGGATGGTACGGACATTGGGAAGGACAATACCCCTTACTATGCCAGTGCAGGTATAGCCATTGAAACACAAGGCTATCCGGATGCGCCTAACCAACCGGCTTTCCCTTCTATCCTGATAGACGAGGCAAAGCAGTATCACCATATCACCGAATACTGCTTCACGAACATGAGTCGGTAG
- a CDS encoding Rpn family recombination-promoting nuclease/putative transposase, producing MKELDSKAMAENERHELQDRYIRFDWAIKRLLRQKANFGVLNGFLTVMLREEVSILEILESEGNQERASDKYNRVDIKALNSKGEIIIVEIQNTRELHYLERILYGVAKAITEHISLGESYQNVKKIYSISILYFDLGVGTDYIYHGQNHFTGVHTGDRLHINTRDRDALITRLPAEIFPEYILIRVNEFDKVASTPLDEWIAYLKDGTIRPDTTAPGLREAREKLKYYSMSPSERRAYDEHVTDIIIENEALDTAKWEGRLEGVAEGKAEALRQAAANMKRMGMVAADIAKCTGVSVEEIEKL from the coding sequence ATGAAAGAATTAGATTCGAAAGCTATGGCAGAGAATGAAAGACATGAGTTACAGGATCGATATATACGATTTGACTGGGCCATCAAGCGTCTGTTGCGTCAGAAGGCTAATTTTGGTGTGCTTAACGGTTTCCTGACCGTGATGCTGCGTGAAGAGGTCAGTATCCTCGAAATCCTTGAAAGCGAAGGCAACCAGGAAAGAGCCAGCGACAAGTACAACCGTGTCGACATCAAGGCGCTGAACAGTAAAGGTGAAATCATCATCGTTGAAATCCAGAACACCCGCGAGCTACATTATCTCGAACGCATCCTTTACGGTGTGGCCAAAGCCATCACCGAGCATATCTCGCTGGGCGAAAGCTATCAGAATGTGAAGAAAATCTATTCCATCAGCATCCTCTATTTTGACCTAGGCGTGGGAACAGACTACATCTATCATGGTCAGAACCATTTCACCGGCGTGCATACCGGCGACCGTCTGCATATCAATACGCGTGATCGTGATGCCCTCATCACCCGCCTGCCTGCCGAGATCTTTCCGGAGTACATCCTGATTCGCGTAAACGAGTTCGACAAAGTGGCCTCCACGCCGCTCGACGAATGGATTGCATACCTGAAAGACGGCACGATCCGTCCGGATACCACCGCCCCCGGTCTTCGTGAAGCCCGCGAGAAGTTGAAATATTACTCCATGTCGCCAAGTGAACGTCGTGCGTACGATGAACATGTGACTGATATCATAATTGAGAACGAAGCTCTCGATACCGCCAAATGGGAAGGTCGGCTCGAAGGGGTTGCCGAAGGAAAAGCTGAAGCTTTACGTCAGGCCGCAGCCAATATGAAACGTATGGGGATGGTAGCTGCCGACATTGCTAAATGTACAGGGGTATCGGTAGAAGAAATAGAGAAGTTATAG
- a CDS encoding C1 family peptidase: MKALFISCALLLSALSAFAQGYQFTEVVTVPATPVKNQAATGTCWCFATTSFMESELMRMGKGEYDLSEMFIVRQKYMNQLQDNYLRRGDGNIGQGSLSHTFMNAYRQVGIVPEEVYKGINYDSDRHNHSEMVQYMKAIADVAVKNKKRSPEYDKLIKNLFDTYLGELPAKFTYKGKEYTPKSFAESLGLNMDDYIELTSFTHHPYYKKFDVEVPDNWEHSLMYNLPLDEMIETVDYALNNGFTVCWDGDVSEKGFSFKNGVAINPEVKKVEDFSNTDRARFEKMDEKERLEEVYKFEQPYPEIKVTPEIRQEGFEAFVTTDDHLMHLTGIAKDQNGTKYYITKNSWGTDRNKFGGYLNMSESFVRAKTIYVMVHKDAIPKAIRTKLSL; encoded by the coding sequence ATGAAAGCATTATTTATTTCCTGTGCCTTGTTGCTTTCTGCTCTGAGCGCATTTGCACAAGGTTATCAGTTTACCGAAGTAGTAACCGTTCCGGCTACTCCTGTAAAGAACCAGGCTGCTACCGGTACTTGCTGGTGTTTCGCCACAACCTCATTTATGGAGTCGGAACTGATGCGTATGGGAAAAGGAGAATACGACCTTTCCGAAATGTTCATCGTACGCCAGAAATACATGAACCAGTTACAGGATAATTACCTGCGTCGTGGTGATGGGAATATCGGGCAGGGTAGCCTTTCGCATACTTTCATGAACGCCTACCGCCAGGTCGGTATCGTTCCGGAAGAAGTTTATAAAGGAATCAATTATGATTCCGACCGCCACAATCACAGTGAGATGGTTCAATATATGAAAGCTATTGCCGATGTTGCCGTAAAAAATAAAAAACGTAGTCCGGAATACGACAAACTGATCAAGAACCTGTTCGATACCTATCTGGGAGAGCTGCCGGCAAAATTCACATACAAAGGAAAAGAATACACTCCCAAATCGTTTGCCGAATCATTAGGATTGAATATGGATGATTATATCGAACTGACAAGCTTCACCCATCATCCTTATTATAAAAAGTTCGATGTGGAAGTACCGGACAACTGGGAGCATTCCCTGATGTACAACCTGCCGCTCGACGAGATGATCGAAACGGTAGATTATGCCTTAAACAACGGTTTCACCGTATGTTGGGACGGTGACGTAAGCGAAAAAGGATTCTCTTTCAAGAATGGCGTAGCCATCAACCCGGAAGTAAAGAAGGTGGAAGACTTCTCCAATACCGACCGTGCCCGTTTCGAGAAGATGGACGAAAAAGAACGTCTGGAAGAAGTGTATAAATTCGAGCAGCCTTACCCCGAAATCAAAGTAACTCCCGAGATTCGTCAAGAAGGTTTCGAAGCATTCGTCACTACCGACGACCATCTGATGCATCTGACCGGTATCGCCAAAGACCAGAACGGTACAAAATATTACATCACTAAAAATTCCTGGGGCACAGACCGCAATAAGTTCGGTGGTTATCTGAATATGTCGGAAAGCTTCGTCCGTGCCAAGACCATTTATGTAATGGTGCACAAGGACGCAATCCCGAAAGCGATCCGGACAAAATTAAGTTTATAA
- a CDS encoding dipeptidase, whose translation MNRLFIFTLTLICHCLITSAQEIEYAQPVNSPESCTSIMVGKKASTDGSVMTSHTCDSNYRTWMDIVPGANYDRDTTVAIYNGRMHTEYPADETNVELKGTIPQARSTYQFLNTSYPCLNEKQLGIGETTISGRKEMENKNGMFMIEELQKIALQRCTTARDAIRLMGKLVKEYGYGDSGECLTIADPNEVWIFEIFGEGPDKIGGVWAAVRIPDDHVSVSANVSRISTLNLKDKDNYMASDNVFDVAKKMGFWDGKEPFRFWKAYSGGNYFGELKSYSLREFFILNSLAPSLHLSYDSEELPLSVKPDKQVSVTDVMALLRETYEGTEWDMTKNLKVPAKKKDGGAEDSIVSPSANPWMTTDMINMLNGVKSGVVTRNRLVSVPQCSYSHVIQLRSWLPDAIGGIAWMSFDNPGQSPRFPIFAGTTTLPPSFYICGQHRHRDDAAIWSFREANKLATVRWGLTKDKMQSGIKHFEDKGQRELPFVESQYKQIQQAEGDEAAKAYLTGYTSDFAGATMQRWEDMADEFWKMFARGF comes from the coding sequence ATGAACAGACTGTTTATCTTCACTCTTACACTTATCTGCCACTGTCTGATCACATCTGCGCAGGAAATCGAATATGCACAACCGGTGAATTCCCCGGAAAGCTGCACTAGTATTATGGTCGGTAAAAAAGCATCGACAGACGGGTCGGTTATGACCAGCCACACCTGTGATTCCAACTACCGTACCTGGATGGATATCGTTCCGGGTGCGAACTACGACCGGGACACCACAGTTGCCATCTACAACGGACGGATGCATACCGAATATCCGGCCGATGAAACAAACGTCGAGCTAAAAGGAACCATTCCCCAGGCTCGTTCTACTTACCAGTTTCTGAACACATCTTATCCTTGTCTCAACGAAAAACAGCTGGGTATCGGTGAAACGACCATTTCCGGCCGTAAAGAAATGGAGAACAAAAACGGTATGTTCATGATAGAAGAACTCCAAAAGATTGCATTGCAACGCTGTACCACAGCCCGCGACGCTATCCGCCTGATGGGTAAACTGGTGAAAGAATACGGTTACGGTGACTCCGGCGAATGCCTGACTATCGCCGATCCGAACGAAGTATGGATCTTCGAGATCTTCGGCGAAGGGCCGGATAAGATCGGAGGCGTATGGGCAGCCGTCCGTATTCCCGACGACCATGTCAGTGTATCGGCCAACGTTTCCCGTATCTCCACCTTAAACCTGAAAGACAAAGATAACTATATGGCTTCGGACAATGTATTCGACGTAGCCAAAAAGATGGGATTCTGGGATGGAAAAGAACCGTTCCGTTTCTGGAAAGCTTACAGCGGCGGGAACTATTTCGGCGAATTGAAATCTTATAGTCTCCGCGAGTTCTTTATACTAAACAGCTTAGCTCCTTCCCTGCATCTGTCTTATGATTCGGAAGAGCTACCGTTAAGCGTAAAACCGGACAAACAAGTATCAGTCACCGATGTGATGGCCCTTTTGCGTGAAACCTATGAAGGGACCGAATGGGATATGACCAAAAACCTGAAAGTACCGGCTAAGAAGAAAGACGGCGGAGCGGAAGATTCGATAGTCAGCCCCTCAGCTAATCCCTGGATGACAACAGACATGATCAATATGTTGAACGGAGTGAAGAGCGGAGTCGTTACCCGCAACCGCCTGGTATCTGTTCCGCAATGCTCCTATTCGCATGTGATCCAGTTACGCAGCTGGTTGCCCGATGCCATCGGAGGTATAGCCTGGATGTCGTTCGACAACCCGGGACAAAGCCCGCGTTTCCCTATCTTTGCCGGAACCACGACACTTCCTCCCAGCTTCTATATCTGCGGACAACACCGTCATCGCGACGATGCGGCTATCTGGTCTTTCCGCGAAGCAAACAAGTTGGCTACAGTACGTTGGGGATTGACAAAAGACAAGATGCAAAGCGGAATCAAACATTTTGAAGATAAAGGACAACGAGAATTGCCCTTCGTAGAAAGCCAGTACAAACAAATACAGCAAGCCGAAGGAGACGAAGCAGCCAAAGCCTACCTGACCGGATATACTTCCGACTTTGCCGGAGCTACCATGCAGCGCTGGGAAGACATGGCCGACGAGTTCTGGAAGATGTTCGCACGAGGATTCTAA
- a CDS encoding beta-N-acetylhexosaminidase, which yields MRKLFSVALLLIFLGLPALAQLTMFPTPARVVGQKGSFTIGATPKISGNGGYADVLAKKLQSELKATGKQSSAGGGEIRLVLDEKLKMADEGYSLNISPERVLLEASSESGLFYAKEALLQLVRFGNGTLGACKIEDHPRYDWRGFMLDESRHFFGKEKVKQYLDIMASLRMNVFHWHLTDEPGWRIEIKKYPKLTSVGAIGNWHEPEAPAQFYTQDDIREIVAYAADRHIMVVPEFDMPGHATAVSRAYPELSGGGEGKWNGFTFHPCKETTYRFISDVLDEIVALFPSPYIHIGGDEVHYGNQSWFTDPEIQQFIKDKKLQNETGLEHYFVKRAADIVASKGKTMIGWDEIIDAGVSPDKAVIMWWRHDRKHQLVKALENGFRVIMTPRRPLYADFVQYGAHKVGRLWNGYNPVEDIYRFPDPIIHLTKDYEDQVMGMQFSLWTERVADTKRLDYMTFPRLAAVAESAWTPAKAKESSLFMKKLPYFLQYLDTFGIYYFNPFDPDSTPEPGAPEKEDVLQNG from the coding sequence ATGAGAAAACTATTTTCAGTAGCTTTGCTGCTTATATTCCTTGGGTTGCCTGCTTTGGCACAGTTGACAATGTTTCCTACACCTGCCAGGGTTGTAGGGCAGAAAGGTTCTTTTACGATTGGAGCCACTCCAAAAATCAGCGGAAATGGCGGATATGCCGATGTGCTGGCAAAGAAATTGCAATCGGAGTTGAAAGCGACAGGTAAGCAATCGTCTGCCGGCGGGGGAGAGATCCGCCTGGTATTGGATGAAAAGCTAAAGATGGCCGATGAAGGTTATTCTTTGAATATTTCACCGGAGAGGGTGTTGCTGGAAGCCTCTTCCGAATCAGGTTTATTTTACGCCAAAGAAGCCTTGTTGCAACTGGTACGTTTCGGCAACGGCACTTTGGGTGCCTGTAAGATCGAAGACCACCCCCGTTATGACTGGCGGGGCTTCATGCTGGATGAAAGCCGTCATTTCTTCGGAAAAGAGAAGGTGAAACAGTATTTGGATATTATGGCTTCCCTCCGTATGAATGTCTTCCACTGGCATCTTACCGATGAACCGGGCTGGCGTATCGAGATCAAGAAATATCCGAAATTGACATCTGTCGGTGCAATCGGTAACTGGCATGAGCCGGAAGCACCGGCTCAGTTTTATACGCAGGATGATATCCGTGAGATCGTTGCTTATGCAGCTGACCGTCATATTATGGTCGTACCGGAGTTTGATATGCCCGGACATGCAACGGCCGTGAGTCGTGCTTATCCGGAGTTGTCGGGCGGTGGAGAAGGCAAATGGAATGGTTTCACTTTCCATCCCTGCAAGGAGACGACTTACCGGTTCATCAGCGATGTACTCGATGAAATTGTCGCTTTATTCCCTTCCCCTTATATTCATATCGGTGGTGACGAGGTGCATTATGGCAACCAGAGCTGGTTTACCGATCCTGAGATCCAGCAATTCATTAAAGACAAGAAGTTGCAGAACGAGACAGGGCTGGAGCATTACTTCGTAAAGCGTGCTGCCGATATCGTAGCTTCTAAAGGTAAAACAATGATCGGTTGGGACGAGATTATCGATGCCGGTGTTTCTCCTGATAAAGCGGTTATCATGTGGTGGCGTCATGACCGCAAACATCAGTTGGTGAAAGCGTTGGAGAATGGTTTCCGTGTGATTATGACTCCGCGTCGTCCGCTCTATGCCGACTTTGTACAATACGGTGCTCATAAGGTAGGGCGTCTGTGGAACGGTTACAATCCGGTGGAAGATATTTATCGTTTCCCCGATCCGATCATTCACCTGACGAAAGATTATGAAGACCAGGTGATGGGGATGCAATTCTCTTTGTGGACGGAGCGTGTGGCAGATACAAAGCGTCTGGACTATATGACCTTCCCCCGCTTGGCAGCCGTTGCCGAATCGGCCTGGACACCTGCAAAGGCAAAAGAAAGTAGCCTCTTTATGAAGAAGTTGCCATACTTCCTGCAATATCTCGATACATTCGGTATTTACTACTTTAATCCGTTTGATCCGGACTCTACTCCGGAACCGGGTGCTCCCGAGAAGGAGGATGTATTGCAAAACGGTTGA
- a CDS encoding DEAD/DEAH box helicase has product MGYESPMPVQEEVIPFLLGEDNDVIALAQTGTGKTAAFGLPILQKIDVTRYQPQALILCPTRELCLQIADDLNEYSKYIDNLKVLPVYGGSSIESQIKTLKRGVHVVVATPGRLLDLMNRKTVNLGTVKSVIMDEADEMLNMGFTDSINAILAEVPPARNMLLFSATMPQGIASIMKKYMKNPKEIVIGNKNEGNKNIKDIYYMVRAQDKYLALKRIADYYPNIYGIVFCRTRKETQEIADKLIQDGYNADSLHGELSQAQRDYVMQKFRVKNIQLLVATDVAARGLDVDDLTHVINYGLPDEVESYTHRRGRTGRAGKTGISISICHVKEKGKIRLIENIIKKKFEKGEMPSGHDICEKQLFNLVDQIEKVKVNEEEIATLMPQIYRKLEWLDKEDIIKRVVSLEFNRMIDYYKDADEIQEVDERAARSERGERGERRTFTAEEGYSRFFLNFGKADGLYPNQLIELVNKCVPGKVRIGKIDLRDNFSFFEVEEGEAQRVMDSMNGFEIDGRRISVEPAQGKSEGRGSRGGGGFSRSGGSTRGGSDSRGGYKGGGGYKGKREGGFSGSTTDRRNGEKPWRRETSDRNARKKRY; this is encoded by the coding sequence ATGGGTTACGAATCACCCATGCCGGTACAGGAAGAAGTGATTCCTTTCTTGCTGGGAGAAGACAACGACGTAATCGCATTAGCACAAACAGGAACAGGAAAAACAGCCGCATTCGGTCTGCCTATCCTGCAAAAGATTGATGTGACAAGATATCAGCCTCAAGCACTTATACTTTGTCCCACCAGGGAACTTTGTCTGCAAATTGCCGACGACCTGAACGAGTACTCCAAATATATCGACAACCTGAAAGTGCTGCCGGTATATGGAGGATCAAGCATTGAAAGTCAGATTAAGACGTTAAAACGTGGCGTACACGTAGTTGTAGCTACACCGGGACGCCTGTTAGACCTGATGAACCGTAAAACGGTAAATCTGGGTACGGTTAAGAGCGTCATCATGGATGAAGCCGACGAAATGCTGAACATGGGATTTACCGACAGCATCAACGCAATCCTTGCAGAAGTACCACCTGCACGTAATATGTTACTCTTCTCCGCTACTATGCCGCAGGGTATCGCCAGCATCATGAAGAAGTACATGAAGAACCCGAAAGAAATCGTTATCGGGAACAAGAACGAAGGAAACAAGAACATCAAAGATATCTACTATATGGTTCGTGCCCAGGATAAATACCTGGCACTGAAACGTATTGCCGACTACTATCCGAATATCTACGGCATCGTTTTCTGTCGTACTCGTAAAGAGACACAGGAAATTGCCGACAAGCTGATACAGGATGGTTACAATGCCGACTCGCTGCATGGCGAATTAAGCCAGGCACAGCGCGACTATGTGATGCAAAAGTTCCGTGTAAAAAACATCCAATTACTGGTTGCTACCGACGTGGCTGCCCGCGGACTGGATGTGGACGACCTGACACACGTAATCAACTACGGCTTACCCGATGAAGTAGAATCCTATACCCACCGCCGCGGACGTACGGGACGTGCCGGAAAGACAGGTATCTCTATCTCTATCTGTCACGTAAAGGAAAAAGGAAAGATTCGCCTGATCGAGAATATCATCAAGAAGAAATTCGAGAAAGGTGAAATGCCCAGCGGGCACGATATCTGCGAAAAACAGCTCTTCAACCTCGTCGACCAGATCGAAAAGGTGAAAGTAAACGAAGAAGAAATCGCGACCCTGATGCCGCAGATCTACCGTAAACTGGAATGGCTGGACAAAGAAGATATCATCAAACGTGTTGTTTCCCTCGAATTCAACCGTATGATCGACTATTATAAAGATGCAGACGAAATACAGGAAGTAGACGAACGTGCAGCTCGTAGCGAACGTGGTGAACGTGGAGAACGCCGTACTTTCACAGCCGAAGAAGGTTACTCACGTTTCTTCCTTAACTTCGGAAAGGCAGACGGTTTGTATCCGAACCAGTTGATCGAATTGGTCAACAAATGTGTTCCGGGAAAGGTACGTATCGGTAAAATCGATTTGCGCGACAATTTCTCATTCTTCGAGGTGGAGGAAGGAGAAGCACAACGCGTAATGGATAGTATGAACGGCTTCGAAATAGATGGACGCCGTATCTCTGTCGAACCGGCCCAAGGCAAGAGCGAAGGCAGAGGCAGCCGCGGAGGCGGAGGATTTAGCCGTAGCGGTGGAAGCACACGCGGCGGTAGCGATTCAAGAGGCGGCTACAAAGGTGGCGGTGGCTATAAAGGCAAACGCGAAGGAGGCTTCAGCGGTAGTACAACCGACAGACGTAACGGTGAAAAACCCTGGAGACGCGAGACATCCGACCGTAACGCACGCAAGAAAAGATACTAA
- a CDS encoding tyrosine-protein phosphatase, producing MFVRLLSLFACVTLLVGCSSNNPEIRTICLRDGIGNYIIKWETDPQIDGILKMYVSDNPESFNKSLPAGYANINDGVFTYITNDNMSRKYFLLSFNDKYFKTVGARSVGMDSIQNVREIGGYGTAHNHKTTRWGQVYRSGQLSSLSEWDSIRLNNLHIKTVIDLRGNDEVAVNPLRYSNANVVRIPIPIKNMDNVVTRIQEDRMRKGDGILFMQDTYLQYVTDYSEQYAKALDVFLEKDNYPILISCSMGKDRTGYLTAMLLFALGVPEETIVKDYMASNENINIGHLAYMARDLSTNAQETITTLVTVNEGLIDLVLKRIRKDYGSVDKYLSKGLHLTDKKREALKDILLY from the coding sequence ATGTTTGTAAGATTATTATCACTGTTCGCTTGTGTAACACTATTGGTAGGCTGTTCGTCCAACAACCCTGAAATACGGACGATCTGCTTACGTGATGGTATAGGAAATTATATCATCAAATGGGAGACAGACCCACAGATAGACGGGATCTTAAAAATGTATGTATCCGACAATCCGGAATCGTTCAACAAATCTCTCCCGGCAGGATACGCCAACATCAACGACGGCGTTTTCACCTACATTACCAACGACAATATGTCGCGTAAATACTTCCTGTTGTCTTTCAACGACAAATACTTCAAAACAGTCGGAGCCCGTTCCGTAGGAATGGACAGTATACAGAATGTACGCGAAATCGGAGGTTACGGAACCGCTCATAATCACAAAACAACCCGCTGGGGGCAGGTCTATCGCTCCGGACAACTCAGCTCCCTGAGCGAATGGGATTCTATCCGTTTGAACAATCTGCATATTAAAACGGTTATAGACCTGCGTGGAAATGATGAAGTAGCGGTCAACCCGTTACGTTATTCCAACGCAAATGTTGTTCGTATCCCTATTCCCATTAAGAATATGGATAATGTAGTCACCCGTATACAAGAAGACCGTATGCGTAAAGGAGACGGGATCCTGTTTATGCAGGACACCTATTTACAATACGTGACCGATTACAGCGAACAGTATGCCAAAGCGCTCGATGTTTTTCTGGAAAAGGATAATTATCCGATCCTGATAAGCTGCTCGATGGGAAAAGATCGTACAGGCTATCTGACTGCCATGTTATTGTTCGCCCTTGGAGTACCGGAAGAGACAATAGTTAAAGACTATATGGCTTCCAACGAGAATATCAACATCGGACATCTGGCTTATATGGCACGCGACCTGAGTACGAATGCACAGGAAACGATCACTACTTTGGTCACTGTCAACGAAGGGTTGATCGACCTAGTTCTGAAACGGATCCGGAAAGATTACGGTTCGGTAGATAAATATCTGTCAAAAGGCTTACACCTGACCGATAAGAAACGGGAAGCATTAAAAGATATTTTGTTATATTAA
- a CDS encoding carbohydrate kinase family protein, with translation MRKVIGIGETILDIIFKNNQPHTAVPGGSVFNGLVSLGRLGVPVSFISEVGNDHVGDIIRQFMEENHISTEFVDRFPDGKSPISLAFLDNENNANYTFYKDYPKQRLEVPLPVINEDDIFIFGSYYSLNPVLRERMVEFLEYAKERKAIIYYDPNFRKAHAHEAIYLTPTILDNLEYADIVRGSDEDFFNIFGKTDAKRIYTDHIKFYCDRFISTHGAGGVNLYTSKQEEHFDTTPIQPVSTIGAGDNFNAGIIYGLLKYNIGYHDLSTMSKEAWEKVIRCGMDLASEVCQSYDNYISKEFAASYSR, from the coding sequence ATGAGAAAAGTTATTGGCATCGGGGAAACTATTCTCGATATTATATTCAAGAATAACCAGCCGCATACAGCCGTGCCGGGCGGTTCAGTCTTCAACGGACTGGTATCGTTAGGCCGTCTGGGTGTTCCGGTTTCTTTCATCAGCGAAGTCGGAAACGACCACGTCGGCGATATTATCCGTCAGTTTATGGAGGAAAATCATATCTCTACGGAGTTTGTAGACCGCTTCCCCGACGGGAAAAGTCCTATTTCACTGGCTTTCCTTGATAATGAGAACAATGCCAATTACACTTTTTACAAAGATTATCCCAAACAACGCCTGGAAGTGCCACTGCCGGTTATTAATGAGGACGATATCTTTATCTTCGGTTCTTATTATTCGCTGAATCCGGTTTTACGGGAACGGATGGTTGAATTTCTGGAATATGCCAAAGAACGGAAAGCCATCATTTATTACGACCCGAACTTCCGTAAGGCACATGCACATGAAGCGATCTACCTCACCCCTACTATCCTGGATAATCTGGAATATGCAGATATCGTACGCGGATCGGATGAAGATTTCTTCAATATCTTCGGAAAAACGGATGCAAAGCGTATTTATACGGATCATATCAAGTTCTATTGCGACCGTTTTATCTCCACTCATGGAGCCGGCGGTGTAAACCTCTATACAAGCAAACAGGAAGAGCATTTCGATACCACTCCCATCCAACCGGTCAGCACCATAGGAGCCGGAGATAATTTCAATGCCGGTATCATCTATGGATTGTTGAAATATAACATCGGATACCATGATCTTTCGACGATGAGTAAAGAAGCATGGGAAAAAGTAATCCGTTGCGGTATGGATCTTGCCTCTGAAGTATGCCAGAGCTACGACAATTACATTTCTAAAGAATTCGCAGCCTCATACAGTCGGTAG
- a CDS encoding SIS domain-containing protein: MSNEAIACILQQEAAAVLNIPVSSGYEEAVTLIVKHVHELGGKLITSGMGKAGQIAMNIATTFSSTGTPTSFLHPSEAQHGDLGIVRNNDIMLLISNSGKTRELVELVDLTRGLVPDMKFIVITSNPDSPLAKEATVQLLTGAPAEVCPLGLTPTTSTTVMTVIGDILVVGTMKRINFNNKDYAKRHHGGYLGSKSREQSKNE, encoded by the coding sequence ATGTCAAACGAAGCAATCGCCTGCATCCTGCAGCAGGAAGCTGCAGCAGTACTTAATATTCCTGTTAGCTCCGGCTATGAAGAAGCTGTAACCCTCATTGTAAAACATGTCCATGAACTGGGAGGGAAACTAATCACCAGCGGAATGGGGAAAGCCGGGCAAATTGCAATGAACATCGCCACGACCTTCAGTTCCACCGGGACGCCGACTTCTTTCCTGCACCCCAGCGAAGCACAACACGGCGACTTGGGAATCGTACGGAACAACGATATCATGCTACTGATCTCCAATTCAGGGAAAACACGCGAACTGGTAGAATTGGTTGACCTTACCCGTGGACTGGTACCCGACATGAAATTCATTGTTATCACGAGTAATCCCGACAGTCCTTTGGCTAAAGAAGCCACGGTGCAATTGCTTACCGGCGCACCTGCCGAAGTTTGCCCGTTAGGCCTCACTCCCACTACTTCCACGACTGTCATGACAGTGATCGGAGATATCCTGGTAGTCGGCACAATGAAAAGGATCAATTTCAACAATAAGGATTATGCCAAGCGTCATCACGGCGGTTATCTCGGATCGAAAAGCCGTGAGCAAAGCAAAAACGAATAG